In the Ctenopharyngodon idella isolate HZGC_01 chromosome 4, HZGC01, whole genome shotgun sequence genome, one interval contains:
- the LOC127510659 gene encoding uncharacterized protein LOC127510659 isoform X2, with protein sequence MQSSSGSPFAEIITSLAVMQQEQHQALLDLRQDQERCFQVVVQAQQEDRERFRSWIDREVRPEALEPRAVPAHLPLHKMGSEDNPEVFIDLFQKTAELSGWPRDQWPMRLVPLLSGESQIAAQQLPVQNLLVFDDLKRAILQRVGRSPEEHRQRFRSLELGESGRPFVLAQQLRDSCRNWLLAEGSDVEKIVDRVVLEQFITRLPRRTAEWVQCHRPTSLDSAIHLAEDHMVACPGVGEPLPSVSLSPSSPSVSLSRPVPLPRSRPPVHPRVPPRGRGGVDQSQFGGPRAPPRRAGLTSAGQDPAPVSPLSPRQSFTPLPATGAAGRSGPACWRCGDPEHFVDRCPVMEVGTMVRVPDAPQAAPGQAGWYQIP encoded by the coding sequence ATGCAATCGTCCTCCGGATCGCCATTTGCGGAGATTATCACCTCCCTCGCGGTCatgcaacaagaacaacacCAGGCCCTGCTGGACTTGAGACAGGATCAAGAGAGGTGCTTCCAAGTCGTTGTTCAAGCCCAGCAGGAGGACCGCGAGAGGTTCCGGAGCTGGATTGACCGGGAGGTTCGACCGGAAGCCCTGGAACCTCGAGCTGTGCCCGCCCACCTACCACTCCACAAAATGGGATCTGAGGACAACCCGGAGGTATTCATCGATCTTTTTCAGAAGACGGCCGAGCTGTCGGGCTGGCCGCGGGACCAGTGGCCGATGCGCCTGGTCCCGCTGCTCTCCGGGGAGTCCCAGATAGCGGCACAGCAGCTTCCGGTGCAGAATCTCCTGGTCTTCGACGACCTAAAAAGGGCCATCCTCCAGCGGGTCGGCCGGAGCCCTGAAGAACATCGCCAGCGGTTCCGTTCCCTGGAACTGGGCGAGTCCGGCCGACCGTTCGTGTTGGCCCAACAGCTCCGGGACTCCTGCCGCAATTGGCTGTTGGCTGAGGGAAGCGACGTGGAGAAGATTGTCGATCGAGTGGTACTGGAGCAGTTCATTACTCGGCTCCCACGGAGGACAGCAGAGTGGGTCCAGTGCCACCGCCCCACGTCGCTGGACTCAGCCATCCACCTCGCGGAGGACCATATGGTGGCGTGCCCAGGGGTCGGCGAACCCCtcccatctgtctctctctccccgTCTTccccttctgtctctctctctcgtcctGTCCCTCTCCCCAGGTCCCGCCCACCTGTCCATCCTCGAGTCCCGCCCCGGGGGCGGGGCGGGGTTGACCAGAGCCAGTTCGGGGGTCCCAGAGCCCCGCCCAGGAGGGCGGGACTGACTTCCGCTGGACAGGACCCCGCGCCTGTTTCTCCGCTCTCTCCACGCCAATCATTTACCCCACTCCCTGCCACTGGGGCGGCGGGGAGGTCTGGGCCAGCCTGTTGGCGTTGCGGGGACCCGGAGCATTTCGTGGACAGGTGCCCAGTGATGGAGGTTGGGACAATGGTCCGGGTCCCGGACGCCCCGCAGGCTGCCCCCGGTCAAGCTGGCTGGTATCAAATACCT
- the LOC127510665 gene encoding gastrula zinc finger protein XlCGF8.2DB-like isoform X9, whose product MAFIKEESEDIKIEEAFSVKQEDTEEQTDLMQLKEASEVLNEIEEKHQYEKHCDLITGEKASSQKRGQKTGSKSHFTCQQCGKSFDQHGYMKVHMRIHTGEKPFTCQKCGKSFTQKASLKIHMRVHTGESPYTCKQCGQSFTQLGGLKVHMRIHTGEKSFNCQHCGKKFFRKGCLTIHMRLHTGEKPYTCTLCEKSFTQKQTLDSHTKIHTGENLYTCKMCEKSFSRKDGLKNHMRIHTGEKPFVCGQCGKSFRRNETLNAHMRIHTGDKPFVCKLCGKSFSQKGNLTTHMRTHTGEKPFECGQCGKSYKIKVNLNLHMRIHSRELF is encoded by the exons atggcgtttattaaagaggagagcgAAGACATTAAGATTGAAGAAGCATTCAGTGTGAAacaagaagatactgaggaacaaacag aCCTGATGCAGCTGAAAGAAGCAAGTGAAGTACTGAATGAAATTGAAGAGAAACATCAATATGAGAAACATTGTGATCTAATAACTGGAGAAAAGGCTTCCTCACAAAAAAGAGGTCAAAAGACAGGGTCTAAAAGTcatttcacctgccaacagtgtggaaagagttttgatCAACATGGATACAtgaaagtccacatgagaattcacactggagagaagccttttacCTGccaaaaatgtggaaaaagtttcactcAAAAAGCTAGCCTTAAAATCCatatgagagttcacactggagagagtccTTACACATGCAAACAGTGTGGGCAAAGTTTTACTCAATTAGGAggccttaaagtccacatgagaattcacacggGAGAGAAGTCTTTCAACTGCCAACATTGTGGAAAAAAATTCTTTCGGAAAGGATGCCTTACAATCCACATGAgacttcacactggagagaagccttacacctgcacactgtgtgaaaagagttttacacaaaaacaaacccttGATTCCCATACgaaaattcacactggagagaactTATACACCTGCAAAATGTGTGAGAAGAGCTTCTCACGAAAAGACGGTCTTAAGaatcacatgagaattcacactggagaaaagccgtTCGTATGtggtcagtgtggaaagagtttcagacgTAATGAAACACTTAATgctcacatgagaattcatactggagacaAGCCTTTCGTCTGCAAActgtgtgggaagagcttctCACAAAAAGGAAATCTTACAACCCACATGAgaactcacactggagagaagccattcgAATGTGGTCAATGTGGAAAAAGttacaaaattaaagtaaaCCTTAATTTACACATGAGGATTCACTCGAGAGAACTGTTTTGA
- the LOC127510659 gene encoding uncharacterized protein LOC127510659 isoform X1 has protein sequence MQSSSGSPFAEIITSLAVMQQEQHQALLDLRQDQERCFQVVVQAQQEDRERFRSWIDREVRPEALEPRAVPAHLPLHKMGSEDNPEVFIDLFQKTAELSGWPRDQWPMRLVPLLSGESQIAAQQLPVQNLLVFDDLKRAILQRVGRSPEEHRQRFRSLELGESGRPFVLAQQLRDSCRNWLLAEGSDVEKIVDRVVLEQFITRLPRRTAEWVQCHRPTSLDSAIHLAEDHMVACPGVGEPLPSVSLSPSSPSVSLSRPVPLPRSRPPVHPRVPPRGRGGVDQSQFGGPRAPPRRAGLTSAGQDPAPVSPLSPRQSFTPLPATGAAGRSGPACWRCGDPEHFVDRCPVMEVGTMVRVPDAPQAAPGQAGWYQIP, from the exons ATGCAATCGTCCTCCGGATCGCCATTTGCGGAGATTATCACCTCCCTCGCGGTCatgcaacaagaacaacacCAGGCCCTGCTGGACTTGAGACAGGATCAAGAGAGGTGCTTCCAAGTCGTTGTTCAAGCCCAGCAGGAGGACCGCGAGAGGTTCCGGAGCTGGATTGACCGGGAGGTTCGACCGGAAGCCCTGGAACCTCGAGCTGTGCCCGCCCACCTACCACTCCACAAAATGGGATCTGAGGACAACCCGGAGGTATTCATCGATCTTTTTCAGAAGACGGCCGAGCTGTCGGGCTGGCCGCGGGACCAGTGGCCGATGCGCCTGGTCCCGCTGCTCTCCGGGGAGTCCCAGATAGCGGCACAGCAGCTTCCGGTGCAGAATCTCCTGGTCTTCGACGACCTAAAAAGGGCCATCCTCCAGCGGGTCGGCCGGAGCCCTGAAGAACATCGCCAGCGGTTCCGTTCCCTGGAACTGGGCGAGTCCGGCCGACCGTTCGTGTTGGCCCAACAGCTCCGGGACTCCTGCCGCAATTGGCTGTTGGCTGAGGGAAGCGACGTGGAGAAGATTGTCGATCGAGTGGTACTGGAGCAGTTCATTACTCGGCTCCCACGGAGGACAGCAGAGTGGGTCCAGTGCCACCGCCCCACGTCGCTGGACTCAGCCATCCACCTCGCGGAGGACCATATGGTGGCGTGCCCAGGGGTCGGCGAACCCCtcccatctgtctctctctccccgTCTTccccttctgtctctctctctcgtcctGTCCCTCTCCCCAGGTCCCGCCCACCTGTCCATCCTCGAGTCCCGCCCCGGGGGCGGGGCGGGGTTGACCAGAGCCAGTTCGGGGGTCCCAGAGCCCCGCCCAGGAGGGCGGGACTGACTTCCGCTGGACAGGACCCCGCGCCTGTTTCTCCGCTCTCTCCACGCCAATCATTTACCCCACTCCCTGCCACTGGGGCGGCGGGGAGGTCTGGGCCAGCCTGTTGGCGTTGCGGGGACCCGGAGCATTTCGTGGACAGGTGCCCAGTGATGGAGGTTGGGACAATGGTCCGGGTCCCGGACGCCCCGCAGGCTGCCCCCGGTCAAGCTGGCTGGTATCAAATACCT taa
- the LOC127510665 gene encoding gastrula zinc finger protein XlCGF8.2DB-like isoform X7, with product MAFIKEESEDLKLEEKFRVKQEDTDEQTDLMQLKGESEEQNEMEEKDQYEKHHDFITGEKSFSFSQTENVSSKRRVQNTEARSHIKCQECGKSFDQHGNLKVHMRIHTGEKPFSCQQCGKSFTQKVNLKVHMRVHTGESPYTCKQCGKSFTQIGSLKGHMRIHTGEKSFKCQKCGKSFNRKGSLTSHMRLHTGEKPYTCKLCGKSFVHKKTFNCHMRGHTGESLYTCKLCGNSFSQNQSLKNHMNIHTGEKPLICGQCGKSFRHKANLNSHMRSHTGVKPYTCKLCGKSFSQKRNVTIHMRIHTGEKPFVCVVCGKSFRSEVNLNCHTRIHSRELF from the exons ATGgcatttattaaagaggagagtgaagacctGAAGCTTGAAGAAAAATTCAGAGTGAAACAAGAAGATACTGATGAACAAACTG ACCTGATGCAGCTGAAAGGAGAGAGTGAAGAACAGAATGAAATGGAAGAGAAAGATCAATATGAGAAACATCATGATTTTATAACTGGagaaaagtcttttagtttctCACAGACTGAAAATGTTTCCTCAAAAAGAAGAGTTCAAAATACAGAAGCTAGAAGTCATATCAAATGCcaagagtgtggaaagagttttgatCAACATggaaaccttaaagtccacatgagaattcacactggagagaagcctttctcctgccaacaatgtggaaaaagttttaCTCAAAAAGtaaaccttaaagtccacatgagagttcacactggagagagtccTTACACATGcaaacagtgtggaaaaagtttcactcAAATAGGAAGCCTTAAAggtcacatgagaattcacactggagagaagtctttcaaatgccaaaagtgtggaaaaagtttcaatcGAAAAGGAAGCCTTACAAGCCACATGAgacttcacactggagagaagccttacacctgcaaactgtgtggaaagagttttgtaCATAAAAAAACCTTTAATTGCCACATGAGAGGTCACACTGGTGAGAGCTTATACACCTGCAAACTGTGTGGGAACAGCTTCTCACAAAATCAAAGTCTTAAGAATCACATGAacattcacactggagagaagccattaATATGTggtcaatgtggaaagagtttcagacatAAAGCAAACCTTAATTCCCACATGAGAAGTCACACTGGAgtgaagccttacacctgcaaactgtgtgggaagagcttctcacaaaaaagaaatgttaccattcacatgagaattcacacagGAGAAAAACCATTCGTATGTGttgtgtgtggaaagagtttcagaagTGAAGTAAACCTTAATTGCCATACAAGGATTCACTCGagagaactgttttaa